The DNA segment AATATTCTTACAGTGGACAAAGAGTTACTGTTGCCAGTGCATGAAATAATATGCAGCCAGAGTCATGTCACaggtaaggaaaaagaaaaagaaaaataaaaaaaaaaataaaaagcactaCTTATAGCCTAAGTCCACTCAGTACTCTCCACCTTCAGCCTTATTTTGCCATGCATACTGAGGTGAAAACAATGTTTGTCAAGGGGGTGTATTTGGGAGccatgcccccccctccccccaccactcaACCCTCCCCACAGACAGTGCCTGAAAGGCACACCCAGTCATGGCAACTTAAATTAGTGAAAAACAATTATGACAATTTTTAAAATCCATCCAACATTCTCTCTTGCTGTGAATATATGGAGAATTCTTGTTTTCCTGGGTGTGGGTTTGGGAGCAGCAGCCCCCATTGGGATGCTGTGGTGGATATGGCCCAGTGCATTAGACAGTGACTGATTCTGCGTATCTCACTAACACTTTACACCGCAATTTCCCAGGCACCTTTCATGTCCTCCCCTGCTATCAGAGACTTTTGCTAAAGCGGGGTGGGGTTTCTGTGgcataatttcaatatatttggAGAGTAGCCAAATTCATTGTGATTGGTTATTTGAAAATATTGTGTAAAATTACCCAAATGAGGTAATTTTCCTAGAACTAGCCCACGTATTACCACCTACCACAAGCCAAGAACCTGCCTTCGTCGCCGCCTGACTGGACCCGTGGAGGTAGGCCTACCTTTGCGTGTCAGGTGAGGTAATGATTTCTTATAAACGAAGACCACATATTTAAGACTACCGTTTCGAAAGCTGCACTGGGTGTGTTTTACATAATTTACTACTAActtttggcttttgttttgtCATAATTATGTGCTCAATTCCCTGAGCCCCGCATTAACGGTTCTTTCCAGCCGTCCAAGACAAACCCCCTTAGCGCGAACAcaaatcctcccttcctcctaacaAGCCATATCCCTGAGATAACCCAAGGAAAAGAACGTGAAAGACGAGGCCATGAGGCCCGAAATTTCCGACATGACCCGACATGAAACCTCAAGCAACTGACGCGGGAAACCGACATGTCAACCGCGAAgtctccttcgtcctcccttttctcccgctTACCACTTCAATGTCCTCGAATCCCGTCAACACCAGGTTCTTCAGGAGCTCGCAGCCAATCCCACCTGCGCCGACCACCAGGACTTTGCAGGATTTGACCGAGTTTCTGAGGTTCTCGTCAAATATGCCGGCAACGTGAGTCGCCATTGTGCCTCCGATGCTCAGACTGTCGGGCGAAGCAAAGCGGATTCACGGGGATTCAAGAAAGCCGTTTTTGTAGCGGCTTGGGGGCCGTCTGGATTCACAGAGATTCAAGAACGATCTTAAATTGCCTCGAAAAGTGTGGATTctcggaataaataaaaaatttataacATTAAGTTAACTGAAAAAAGTGACTTTACTATTATCCAGGCGAACGAACGGATTTCTGTCTATCATTCATTTATTCGCAattctatgtgtctatatatcggCAATCTCATTTACAGTTAACTTATTGATATCACATACGATATGATTGGAAATCATTACTTTCCTAGGTGCTAGTACTGTATACCCTtaagatttctttctctctctctctctctctctctctctctctctctctctctctctctctctctctctctctctctctctctctctctctctctctctctctctctcctctctctctcctctctctctctctctctctctctctctctctctctctctctctctctctctctctctctctctctctctctctctctctctctctctctctctctctctctctctctctctctctccctctctctctctctctctctctctctctctctctctctctctctctctctctctctctctctctctctctctctctctctctctctctctctctctctctctctctctctctctctctctctctctctctctctctctttctctctctctctctctctctctctctctctctctctctctctctctctctctctctctctctctctctctctctctctctctctctctctctctctctctcgtggcctccatgaacaacgaatcgacctccgacgacatgacaaaaGCGCCTtagttgttcacgtcgacaccatCTGcgtaagtggtcccaggcctccatcatgaAACAACGCTTGTTCCCACGAATAAGGAAGATAGTAGAAGCGGCGTTCAACACTGCAGCAGGGAgtcacgaactagccaaggtcgtcgcaaaCATCATTACCGATGTGACCTGACCGcttagtacatgtatatgtacctctatgtatctcttgtctcaTGTGccatgatgaagcaataaatgcgaaaagacctttggcataatcgtgtgttttcctgtatttccctacgttgttctacttgcgcgcgcgcacacacacacacacacacacacacacacacacacacacacacacacacacacacacacacacacacacacacacacacacgcacacacgcacacacgcacacacgcacacacgcacacacgcacacacgcacacacgcacacacgcacacacgcacacacgcacacacgcacacacgcacacacgcacacacgcacacacgcacgcacgcactatctaccatatgtgcgtatatatatttatattatatcatatcatatacatatatttatatgtgtgtatatatatatatatgaatgggtatGAATGTGTCTAAACTTTCGCATGTTACACGCTCTCTCGAAATAATTGAAATACGTCCGTCGCCCTTACATGACGTCTGTTTGTTTAGTTTTCAGTGACAAGACGTACGTCGGTCTACCCTGAGTGTCCCTCTTCAATTTTATCTCTGTGGAACTTATCTCCTCATGAAAAAGtagaacacacaaatatatttggaTCAAATATAGGTAATTTCGCGACGTCATTCGTATAAAGTGAGTATATAGCCTTTATTGGTTCAAGAAATATGTGGAACTTGTGAATTCCATGTATTGTATTGTTGtaatttttaattgttattttgttgaaTATCCCCATATCGTATTTATGACAGGCGACATTTATATAAATCTTTACACTTGTTTCACTGAATCTCAatcaagatgaaaaagagaaaaatagagcatAAATACTATTTTCCAGATATTTAATGATCTCCATTGCTGGTACTAACTTGTTGGTATCAGCCAGTAAGTAGAAATACTGATGTATTCGATGCTGATATCGCTTGAATGACATTCCGTTAGATGATGGTCATTCAGTTGCAAAATCTCCAAGTTTCTCATACCACAAGGCaccagaaaaaaaattgtatgataCAATACTAGCTTAGTCTGAACAGGTCGTGAAAGGCTTAATTCATCAACTTAGGAAACTTCAATGAAAGGATGTTATAAATCTTTCCACAGGCGCTGAAAATGCCAACTCTCGAGAATGAACCCTTCCAGCTGGGACCCCGAAAAAGTGAGTGCAGTAGAGTTGGTGTAAATTTGCTCCTTATTTGGGCAATGTTGCTTAACCCATTGGTGCTGAAAGTACATGTCTACATACACTCCACTGTGTTATTAACTAATTTTGGATAAAAATAGTTGGCTGCAGGAGTGCATATTCACGGAGTCAATTACAAGGCTTGTGTGAGCTGATGGCTCCATCAACCAAGAAATCAGTTAGTAGGTCTATGTGACCTCACCTAATTTccctgtttgtatttttttttctaccaatgcTTTGAATATCagaggtattattattgttaatgatatgattataatgttatctgcaatattaatagtaatatgaaatgaaaaagtaTATTTCCAAGAATCAAGGAAAAGCATTAATAGGTGAGGTAGATAGGACTAGTAGCTAACTCCTAGGTGACTAAGCCTTTATAGAGCCATCTCTATGTTAACAAAATTTATGAGCTAAACTTACTGTAGGCATGGCATGTAGGGACATTTTATCCGTGGCAGCATGGGTTAACATTTTGGTGACTAAATGATTGTGAAACCCTCTGTGTGTGAACAAAATCCATTGAACAAAACCACAGTAAATAGCTGTGTACCCAGCACCAATGCATTAGGCAGTGCAATGTATAGTCTTGCCAATATTTCTTAGATGTCTCATTGGAAAGTAAGTTTAATTCAGACTTTTGAGTCAATCAGTCTTAACCACACACCTCAGCTAATTTGTAAATAGCCTGATGGAATTGACGCTACTCATTGATTGGTGTCTTTTCTGTCATGGTGGAAATGTATTATtgtgtttgattattattttcatgcttGATTTTAATTTGAGGGTGGTCTTGATGGGTATTCTCAACATATAATATCATGCAAGAGATTTTATGAGCCTTATGGATCTTTCTTATAAAACCCAGTAATCATATACAAAATAgggatatgaacatatatgttttTAGATATTCACATTGTGTGATGATTTATGACATTAGTGAATATATTTCCTAAATAAATATTTAGATTAGATTTAAGTTAGCATATGTATTTACAAGATAATCCAGTGAGATAATCCTTCAAGTTTATTTATAACAACAGATTACAAGAAGAAACTGAATTGAATATTACTTTCTCACAGAAGAACGAACAGTTCCTCCACGCAAGTATGAGGGACAGTACCCTACAGCTGGAGATTATGCTGAGGCACTGCGGTCGTGGATGAACCAAATGTACCAGTGGCAGTGTGCAGCAGCagcatttccttattttcttgcaTCTATACAAAAGCAGGTAGGAATCCTTGATAGACTTAAGTATTGCATCATAAAGTGCATCCTGAAAAAAAGCTCCAAGAAATATCTTTTACAGCTACTTCATTTCTCTTCAATTGGTGAATTTACAAAAATTAATATTCATTCTGTTACCATTTAACTTTTCTTATAGGTACTTAGGGATTAGGTTTTGCAAAATCTGCTGCATGTACTTTGTATGGGAATTTGATCATATTTCATGTCTTGCTTTGGATAATCCCATACATGCCTGTGTAAACCATTTGCATGATAAAGGAAGTTTTTACTTTGCATATCATTTAGGCCTTTAATTACTTTCCCCCTCCATATCTGTTTATAATGTTTTTGTTGGAACCATTGCATTCTTCATCAGGGAGTTTCTTTCTGTACATAAGAGTACCTTAACATTGTTTGATGAATTAGTTGTTTTATTCAATCCTTGCAGAATGGAATTGGGAGTTCTGGGCCGTCagtccctcccccaacccagccGCACCAGCCAGCCCCAACTCCTACAACACCACCTGCACCTGAGCAGAGAAACGccaaccagcagcagcagcaacagccccAAGAACAGCAACAAAGAGGTATTTCAGTGTGATATTCACCGAGTCTTTTCTTCATAATTTATTTTGACTCCACATTCTCAGGATAAGAGAGGTTTTAATTCTGTGAATACAGGATTGTATTAGATGAAGTTTTATAGCATATATCAGCATTACATGATATTTATATGATTGATTAGTTTTTAATACTTTcacatatcatattatacataaaGATTACCCAACCTTTAGATTTTGCTGGATGGAAAATAGGACTTTGTAAATTTCAAATTAGTGTACAATGTCACCAGAAGAACTGTGATTGAAATATCCTACTTCAAATTGCTCTCCATCTTTGGACTAACTTGCAAAGTCAGTTTCACAAACAACTTTTAATTAAGTCTATCCTTAACATAATTATTCCCTTTAAGGGTATCATAGTTACTTTTATAGTGGTGCAAGTCATTTTTAAGGCTCATAAGAATTACCCTTTTGCAGGTGTAGAATACGTAATCCCACCTCTATGGAAGAGACTTATTGCCGAGGCCATTGACTTCCTTCTCCTGTTCATCATCAAGTTAGCCGTCACATTTGCTGCAGTGGATGCCTTTGATCTACTGTAAGTATTAGAAGACAcgcatattattaaatatatatcatgattCTAATGTGTTTATTGTGGTTTATAGATAAATACGTTgttagataggcaggtagatttaaatacatagagatagagatatttttgtttcatgaattaatatatgtttgtagaattacatatatattcataatttattcattacactattttcttaaaaaaaaaagtttgcaccAGGTAAGTGTTAAACTGACAAGTAGCCTAACAGGAATATTAACAAGTAGGTTATTAGGAATGTTGAATGTTACAGCAGAATATGATCCTGATATGGAGTGTTGTATTAAATTTTGTTGGCTGTTGTAAATTTGTCCTGAAGTGTATAAAATGGAGAAGCTTCTAAATTTTCTTATAATATTATACTTTGTTAGACTTGCacttcttacatttttttctgtatcatgCATATCTTCAGGAGTGATGTAGAAAAATATGACTTTGAGAATTTAGGAGCTGACATCATGGCTGATTACAAAATTGCTCTTGAAATGACATCAGAAATTCTTGTGCTTGAGTTAATCCATCGTATTGGCACGTGTGTGTTTGAGGTGAGTGAACTTCTTACTTTCTGTGATACATTATATGATATTAAAGTTTTTTAAAAGTGATGATTAAATTGTTAATCAAATGCATTAGTACTTCTGTTTCTGATGGCACATTTCCAGGAATGATTTGTCTGTTTGCAGGCCCTTTGTTTACACCGTGGTTCAGGTGGGACAGGTGGAGCAACTCCAGGCAAGAAACTGATAGGGCTCAAGGTGGTGCGATGTGAGTGGGTTGTGCCCACCTTAGGTGAACAAGCTTTAGTTTTCCCTGCATCAGATCTAGGGTTAGTTCACATTTAAGAAATACTGTTATGATGGCATATCCTTGTGTTTTGTTTAAGACAGAGATATTTTCTGGGGTAAATGTCAGAGGCTTATTCTGATTAATTTTTCTTCCTGCCCATTCCAGGTTAAGTCGTGCTGCCATTCGTTCCGTGGTGAAGAATTTCTCCTtgaccttcctcttccccatctgctTCACGCTTTTCTCATTCCAACACAATCGCACTGTGTATGACATCATAGCAGGTTCCATTGTTGTTGAGGAGAGGCCCAACCAAAGACGAAGagttaataacaatgctaactaGTGTAAGGGAATTATAAAAGTGTCCATGGCGATTTCCCATCAGACTTCATCAGAGAGCAAGAATGACTTGATTATTGGTCAAGAAAGACATTGTATATGTttctgaaagaatgaaagaggatttTAGATATAATTATATCCAATTGCATTTTTCAGATCCTGGATAAATGATAATTGAATGCTTCATAAAACGGGTGCTGTGTTCATAAAGTTTGAAAGTTTGAAACATATAATGGGAACTATGGAAAGGTTTCAGTTACCACTTCATTACAAATATGGattttttattatgtaaatatgattacaggcagtatataatatataaaaaggaaggtaATGATGATTTGATTTGAGTTTTAGTTTTGAATATGTCTGTTGAGGTGCATGTGCTACAGgaatgtcattttatttttttgagaatcatgtgttttattttgcatttgaTTAGTAGAGTAttccaaaaatattttttgtggAGATGTTTGCATCGGCTATTTGACATTGATTATTCAGCATCAGTAAAATAGCAAGCACAGTTTATATTTATCCAGTTATTTCTCAAGAGAAATAGCATTTTAAAGGTTATCCCTCACCCCATCttaaatcattataatatatgaatgtaaattggATTAAATATTAAGTGTAATGGATCCAGAATAatatataactatgattattttcatgatcatagcTTTCATTACTTCATATTCCTTATCAAAGATATTGAATTAACATGAAATATTTTTAGATCATTCTAAAAAAAGAGATGTTCTAATGTTATGATATACAAGAATATTTTTATCAGTtctcaaatgtagaaaaaaaaaatgtaactgacTTGTATACAATTCATACTGAGTTCTATTTTAGCTTATTCCTTCAGTTATGAATGTGGCTTAAGAGATgccttttatgttttatatatttgaaaataaaaatattgattccTGTTACAACACTGTGAATTCCTGCTATAAAATAAGTTGTATGGTAATAAGATGGTTACTGGTaccatttttttctagttttactTGAAAGTATAAGGATACTTGAATAATTATCAAATGGCTTTACAACTGTTAAAGGTTTTATTTCATCTAAATTTGAAGACAGGCTTTCTGTAGGCTAAGCTGTTAcagtttgcttttattttctgatttctaGTTGTAAAGTTTAAAACTTCCATCCACATATTTATGCACTAAGCAAAGTGGGAAAATTTGCTTTCCTAATCTGATCACAAGcaatggaatagaaaaaaaatgtcaagacTACTCTTCAGGTTCTTAGAGTCCTAGGTTACTAATTTCAACCCCCCCCAATtccttgcttcttttgttgtggggggcttaggagacggagactgaggcccagagCCTCAGATTGCATGGTCTTTTCATACAGTTCTGCAGTCCTTTGCATACAGTTCTGCAGTCCGTACtgcagaactgtatgcactcctttttgccttaaaacacatacactcactcccttcttcctctttcactatttctaCTGACTCCTATAACTCCTTATCTCTCATAAAGTCTATGCCCTCGTCCAATCCCCTTGTCTGTAAGATTCAAAACTGGTTGTTCTACATGTCCAAATGCCATAAATCTATTAGATTTTGCTGGCTGCCCAGCCATGTCAGAAtccctggcaatgaacaggcagatactctagcatgcTACACTGTTATGCCCATCAACCATATTTCTCACGTATTCCAGCCACagattattacccccactttacAGCCTTCCTGTATACCCGATGGCAATCTTTCCATTTAAGTCtctgcactaataaattacatactgtaaaactatcaatctcctcctggtcagctccgtTTCATTGGAACAGATGTTGGGAGACAGCTCTCGCCCGATTAcatattggccacacccgtctaacacactcctatctgatgtcatgcTCTGATCTGCCCCCTAtattccctatgtaatgtccctcttatagttccacacattctgttgtcctgtccatGCTTTGATAAAGTCtatacctctactttcccccatcTATTCTCCCTTCACTAACCTATCAGACACCCTTACAGAAtcacacactttctgctttgaaaacctgttctccttcctgagatgcatacatatccttcacttgacctAATCCCCCTTACTTAaccctaccttaacccattcactcatcaactcctttacccatctttaaccttttcaatattaTCTTGATAGTTGATGTATAGCAACTAACTACTAACTCAATTGCCCTTAACTACCCTTTACTTTActtcctatagtgctatatgaccttagatgtctagctcaTTTATTAACTAGCCTTTCTAAATCTAACTCCTCTGGTTTACTGACCCTGTTTACATGACTCACCTTTGATCACAGCTCTGACCACTGCTACTACACCCTCCTCGTCGACACAAGCTGTCAACTTGATCCATCCTGGATCATTTACCCAGATTATAACTCAACCTTCAAAAGataccccttcctcactcccaaaATCCTCCAATCCACCTCCTGCACAACTGTCTtcattttctacctcctccttcctcatcacaTCTCTTCAACCCTATTGCCCTCACCTCCACAGTACTATctcactccacaccactccctcctccacccgtCTTTGCCCCTCTACAATTCTCACTTCTGCAAACCTTTTCAGTACCCTGttcagcccagccaaatgggacagaTTTTTTGGGATTCCCCCTTACATTGATAATACCCTTCTCtttcaacaatgcctccaaaaacaagtaggcaaagttttctTCCACAGTCGTCCTCAGCTCTCACACCTTGTCATAGTTATATCTGAGTCTCAGGCCCATGCATTATCTACCCTggttgacctcactggcaaacctattcctgcccaaccccaCTCTTCCCATAATACATGTACTGCAACTGTTTCTATCTTCCCGGCTGATTGTTCTATCtgtgacaaagattggtcagagtGTGAAGATgacctacttgcctgcctcactgactatgatgcagtatcagtacagttCTGCACTATTCCCTCCACAGGCCGCTGTAAGTCCCACATCAAGATTACCTTCAGTATACATGACCTTCCCTATAAGATCTATATAGGAGGAGAATCTTGCCCTGTCAGACCATATCAACCCCG comes from the Penaeus chinensis breed Huanghai No. 1 chromosome 32, ASM1920278v2, whole genome shotgun sequence genome and includes:
- the LOC125042515 gene encoding protein FAM8A1-like — translated: MPTLENEPFQLGPRKKERTVPPRKYEGQYPTAGDYAEALRSWMNQMYQWQCAAAAFPYFLASIQKQNGIGSSGPSVPPPTQPHQPAPTPTTPPAPEQRNANQQQQQQPQEQQQRGVEYVIPPLWKRLIAEAIDFLLLFIIKLAVTFAAVDAFDLLSDVEKYDFENLGADIMADYKIALEMTSEILVLELIHRIGTCVFEALCLHRGSGGTGGATPGKKLIGLKVVRCEWVVPTLGEQALVFPASDLGLSRAAIRSVVKNFSLTFLFPICFTLFSFQHNRTVYDIIAGSIVVEERPNQRRRVNNNAN